A region from the Coprothermobacter sp. genome encodes:
- the mce gene encoding methylmalonyl-CoA epimerase produces the protein MNLKNIDHIGIAVSSLQESLSFWETSLGIELHGIEEVTEQHVRTAFLPVGDTEVELLEPTSADSSVAKFIEKRGEGLHHIAIRVDDIEAALAELKAKGVQLIDETPRNGAGGARIAFVHPKATHGVLLELCERKKE, from the coding sequence ATGAACCTGAAGAACATTGATCATATCGGCATTGCCGTTTCCAGCCTGCAGGAGTCGCTGTCATTCTGGGAGACGTCGCTGGGTATCGAGCTGCACGGCATCGAAGAGGTGACCGAACAGCACGTGAGAACGGCGTTCTTGCCTGTGGGTGACACGGAGGTCGAGCTGCTGGAGCCTACCAGCGCGGATAGCTCGGTCGCCAAGTTCATCGAGAAGCGCGGCGAGGGCTTGCATCACATCGCGATCCGAGTCGACGACATCGAAGCGGCCCTTGCGGAACTGAAAGCCAAGGGTGTTCAGTTGATCGACGAGACGCCTCGCAACGGTGCAGGTGGGGCTCGGATAGCGTTCGTGCACCCCAAGGCGACGCATGGCGTCCTTCTTGAGTTGTGCGAGAGGAAGAAGGAGTAG